The segment TCCCGATCCCGGTGCACTCCGGGGACATCCGGGTCGACGTCCAGTCGGCGCTGGCCATGCTGGCGCCCGTCTGGGGGCTGCGGCCGCTGCTGGACATCGACGAGCGGCAGGCCCGCGACGATCTGGCGCGGGCGGCCGTGATGGCCCTGTCGTACGTGGCGCAGAGCGCCCGCGGCCAGGGGCTGCCGATGGTGCCGCAGCACGAGATCGACAAGGCCAGGTCCGTGGTCGAGCGGTTCATGGTCCGCTGGCGCGGGGAGCCGGACCCCCGGCATGTGAAGGCGGTCGACGCGTACTGGACCTCGGCCGCCGAGCACGGCATGAACGCGTCCACGTTCACCGCCCGGGTCATCGCGTCCACCGGCGCCGATGTGGCGGCCGCGCTCTCCGGCGCGGTCGGTGCGATGTCCGGCCCGCTGCACGGCGGGGCGCCCTCCCGGGTCCTCGGCATGATCGAGGAGATCGAGCGGACCGGGGACGCGACGGCCTATGTGAAGCGGGCGCTCGACAAGGGCGAGCGGCTGATGGGCTTCGGCCACCGGGTGTACCGGGCGGAGGACCCGCGCGCCAGAGTGCTGCGCCGTACGGCGAAGGAGCTGGCCGCGCCGCGGTTCGAGGTGGCGGAGGCCCTGGAGCGGGCCGCCCTGGAGGAGTTGCACAACCGCCGCCCGGACCGGGTGCTGGCGACGAACGTGGAGTTCTGGGCGGCGATCGTCCTGGACTTCGCGGAGGTCCCGGCGCACATGTTCACCTCGATGTTCACCTGCGCCCGCACGGCGGGCTGGTCGGCCCACATCCTGGAACAGAAGCGCACCGGCCGCCTGGTCCGCCCCTCGGCCCGCTACACGGGCCCGTCGGCGCGGGACCCGCGCGAGGTGTCGGGGTACGAGGGCCTGACGAGACAGGGATAGGCTTCACACCCACAATGGGACCAGAATGCCAGCATTGGGACTACAATGCAGGCATGGCTACGGTTCACATCCGTGATGTACCGGATGACGCGCTCACCACTCTGAAGGTCCGTGCGGCTCGGCGAGGTCAGTCGCTCCAGGCCTATCTACTCGGACTGATCAAGGATGAGGCCGAGCTGCTGACTCCTGCCGAAGCCGCGGAGGAGGCTCGCGCGATCGCCTCGGGCGGCCGGGTCACGATCGACGACATCACCGAGGTCATGGCCGAGGTACGCGAGGCACGCGCGTGAGCGTGCTGGTCCTCGATACGTCCGCCCTCGTTGCGTTCCTGGTCGGTCAGGACGACCTGGCCGACGAGGTGCGGCGTACCGCCGAGGGACACAGACTCGCAGCCCCGCACGCCGTGGATCTTGAGTGCGCCTCCGTCCTCCGCGGGCTGACCCGTGGAAAGAAGCTCTCCGACACCCAGGCCGAGCAGGCTCTCAAGGTGCTGAGCCGGATGGCATTGCGCCGGTACGACCACACCCCGCTGCTTCCGCGCATCTGGCAACTGCGCCACAACATGTGGCCTTACGACGCCTCCTTCATCGCCCTTGCCGAACAGATCGGTGCCGACCTCGTCACGGCTGACGCCAAACTGGCGGGCGCCCCCGGCCTGCGGTGCACCATCCGGAATCTGCGCGCCTGAGCAGAGAACGGCAGCATCACAGCTCAGGGGCGAGGATGCGGGTCCATGGCGGGTCCATTCGTGGGTACGGAGGCTACTCCCCCGCCCCGGACGGCGCGGGCCGCGCGGCCTTCTCCGGCTTCGCCCGCCTTCCGGCCTGGGTTCGGACGGCTCCGACGCTGGCGGCGATCACCAGGGCGATGGCGAGGGCGTCGGTCACGGAGAGCGCCTGCCGCAGGACGAGGAATCCGGCGAGACAGGCCACGGCCGGTTCCAGGCTCATCATGACCGCGAAGGTGGAGGCCGGGAGGCGGCGCAGGGCGAGGAGTTCGAGGGTGTACGGGAGGACGGACGACATCAGGGCGACGGCCAGCCCCAGCCCGATGACGACGGGGTCGGCGAGCTGAGCGCCCGAGCCCGCGATCCCGAACGGCAGGCTGAGCACGGCGGCGACACCGAAGGCCATTGCCAGCCCGTCGGCCTGCGGGAAGCGGCGGCCGGTGCGGGCGCTGAAGACGATGTACGCGGCCCACATCGCACCGGCGGCGAGCGCGTAGGCGGCGCCGACCGGGTCGAGCCGCTCGACCCCGTCACCGCCCAGCCCGGGGACCATTCCGCTGAGCAGGAACACACCGGCGAGGGCGAGTCCGGCCCAGACCAGATTCACCAGCCGCCGGGAGACGATCACGGAGAGGGCGAGCGGCCCGAGGACCTCCAGGGTGACGGCCGGACCCAGCGGAATCCGGTCGACGGCCTGGTAGAAGAGGATGTTCATGCCGCCCATGGCGACGCCGAAGGCGATGACGGTGCCCCAGTCCGCGCGGGAGTGGCCGCGCAGCCGGGGGCGGCAGACGGCGAGCATCACCAGCGCGGCGAGGACCAGCCGGAGGGTGACCACACCGGTGGGTCCGACCCGGTCCATCAACAGGACCGCGACGGCCGCCCCGAACTGCACGGACAGCGCGCCCGCGACGACGAGCCCGACGGGGCCGAGCTGCCCGCGTCCCGCCCGGCGCGCGGCGGACGCGTCCGCGCTCTCCCCCGCCGCCGCGCTCTCCCCCGCCGCCGTACGCGGGTCCGCGACCGGAAGCGCCCCCACCCCCGGGCCCGGGCCGCCCGGGCCCGCGGCCGGATCCGTACCTGTACCCGTACTCGTACTCGTACCGGAATCGGCGCCGGTTCCGCTGCCGCTCTCCACAGACCTGTCCACGGCTCCACGCTAATGGCCGATACGTACCACGTGAAATGCCAAATGCGCTGCGGTTATGCTCCGGAGGCATGAGCATTGAGCTGCGTCATCTCCGCTGCTTCCTGGCGATCGCCGAGGAGTCGAGCATGACGAGAGCCGCGGCGAGGCTGCGGATCACCCAGCCCGCGGTCTCCCGTTCGCTGGCCACGCTG is part of the Streptomyces qinzhouensis genome and harbors:
- a CDS encoding citrate synthase 2, which produces MSDFVPGLEGVVAFETEIAEPDKEGGALRYRGVDIEDLVGHVSFGNVWGLLVDGAFEPGLPAAEPFPIPVHSGDIRVDVQSALAMLAPVWGLRPLLDIDERQARDDLARAAVMALSYVAQSARGQGLPMVPQHEIDKARSVVERFMVRWRGEPDPRHVKAVDAYWTSAAEHGMNASTFTARVIASTGADVAAALSGAVGAMSGPLHGGAPSRVLGMIEEIERTGDATAYVKRALDKGERLMGFGHRVYRAEDPRARVLRRTAKELAAPRFEVAEALERAALEELHNRRPDRVLATNVEFWAAIVLDFAEVPAHMFTSMFTCARTAGWSAHILEQKRTGRLVRPSARYTGPSARDPREVSGYEGLTRQG
- a CDS encoding FitA-like ribbon-helix-helix domain-containing protein is translated as MATVHIRDVPDDALTTLKVRAARRGQSLQAYLLGLIKDEAELLTPAEAAEEARAIASGGRVTIDDITEVMAEVREARA
- a CDS encoding type II toxin-antitoxin system VapC family toxin is translated as MSVLVLDTSALVAFLVGQDDLADEVRRTAEGHRLAAPHAVDLECASVLRGLTRGKKLSDTQAEQALKVLSRMALRRYDHTPLLPRIWQLRHNMWPYDASFIALAEQIGADLVTADAKLAGAPGLRCTIRNLRA
- a CDS encoding EamA family transporter; amino-acid sequence: MGALPVADPRTAAGESAAAGESADASAARRAGRGQLGPVGLVVAGALSVQFGAAVAVLLMDRVGPTGVVTLRLVLAALVMLAVCRPRLRGHSRADWGTVIAFGVAMGGMNILFYQAVDRIPLGPAVTLEVLGPLALSVIVSRRLVNLVWAGLALAGVFLLSGMVPGLGGDGVERLDPVGAAYALAAGAMWAAYIVFSARTGRRFPQADGLAMAFGVAAVLSLPFGIAGSGAQLADPVVIGLGLAVALMSSVLPYTLELLALRRLPASTFAVMMSLEPAVACLAGFLVLRQALSVTDALAIALVIAASVGAVRTQAGRRAKPEKAARPAPSGAGE